Proteins encoded in a region of the Takifugu flavidus isolate HTHZ2018 chromosome 10, ASM371156v2, whole genome shotgun sequence genome:
- the mtbp gene encoding mdm2-binding protein isoform X1: MDRYILVVSFCKSDNGPLGHSKCLEPLKQIYETLLEVSAQELKRGVSVFPGCYLNGSPSVQRWYFALQACQHFTQFCSSDWEELGKDLQNNEDEEQTSKTVESLQRYLNNQDSVEQKSDQSSLTEILAEAAEGLHLLSDKLPPPGKALLDVLVLGSVEQSPPVKDLLPLLGALKHMSCWHAAKITVVTQNISGWQKMASYLCATIIEPAELRNCIDHRELWRGSLVIREKKYASELRFDGFSLRSWGSSLLSQSAYTTTDHKLQSELFGCILYGLIATLCCSPPCSLQVFHYYTPALDLIQLINLADLPSFLVSRTECDLGLSGKSVKAKLLLDQLTSLRGKVGALFSLSCTVTHVAQPAASQLSSQRWRETIARRPKSLAVPDVEVKGESAHYFLLVQGWEDAGRVTCRVRFLNSDSQVNGAAAMEIVSGLLRRTSSSGGAVGNILRTLPCLQGDMLLKRERKVNQLQALVLKEYLRQKEESSGSNSVPVSELKDILNLARKQYLKMMDSSLPSAASCLTRQNDTVSNDSGSHNMSQLQCEWPERSVLQNAENLQKRRQKRRFGLLGPGSSDNLLGPKDGQKGSPALLDAAELLKHFTPDGFPVGELQPLLLNRGDNSFQLSPDLSPGRVSLMPFTKASALHYHGLEFCLDEKRSLVQDQAFVKLQSRLIRYETQTTCSKEPSALPFALSPAPSPAVMSEPGSVPDGETLENADVARLKRRSWDMDIISGCPQKRLVKSESSDSLCSQSSGSSGTHPAVRSLRRQPGRSKSSTSSSFSSSTGLSSSSSTRHTASGGATLPSSGKHKPQQQTTLNGEAEEKTAKESRSQKHNRMLLEVVAKTLKHHGIGVEHECFEACSKRLFDISKFYLKDLKTSRGLHEEMKKAAGSNVKQVIDWILEKNSKK, from the exons ATGGATCGGTACATATTAGTTGTGTCGTTTTGTAAAAGTGACAACGGCCCGCTGGGACATTCTAAAT GTTTGGAGCCATTAAAACAGATATACGAAACACTTCTGGAGGTCTCAGCCCAGGAACTAAAGCGGGGTGTATCTGTGTTTCCAG GTTGTTATCTCAATGGCAGCCCATCAGTCCAGAGGTGGTATTTTGCTCTTCAGGCTTGTCAGCACTTTACCCAG TTTTGCAGTTCAGATTGGGAAGAGCTGGGAAAGGACCTTCAAAATAATGAGGACGAGGAACAGACATCCAAGACTGTGGAGTCCCTTCAGCGATATCTGAATAATCAAGACTCGGTTGAGCAAAAGTCCGACCAGTCATCACTGACAGA GATTTTAGCGGAGGCTGCTGAAGGACTACATCTACTGTCAGACAAGCTTCCACCTCCAG GCAAGGCCTTGTTAGATGTTCTGGTCTTGGGCTCCGTAGAACAGTCTCCTCCTGTAAAGgacctgcttcctctgctgggaGCTCTCAAACACATGTCCTGCTGGCACGCTGCAAAGATCACAGTTGTTACACAAAACATAAGCGG gtGGCAGAAAATGGCATCCTACCTATGTGCTACAATAATAGAGCCTGCTGAATTGAGGAACTGCATTGACCACAGGGAATTATGGAGGGGTTCACTGGTTATCAGAGAAAAGAAG taTGCATCAGAGCTCCGTTTTGATGGATTTTCTCTGCGGTCTTGGGGTTCCAGTCTTCTCTCACAATCTGCTTACACCACAACTGACCACAAACTTCAGTCTGAG CTCTTTGGTTGTATCCTTTATGGGTTGATTGCGACTCTCTGCTGTTCTCCCCCTTGTTCGCTGCAGGTTTTCCATTACTACACACCAGCTTTAGATTTGATTCAGCTGATAAACTTGGCAGATTTACCCAGCTTTCTGGTGTCCAGGACCGAATGCGACCT AGGCCTTTCTGGGAAGTCGGTTAAAGCAAAACTTCTGCTGGACCAGCTAACGTCGCTGCGTGGAAAG GTTGGAGCATTATTCAGCCTCTCTTGTACAGTCACCCATGTtgcccagccagcagccagccaacTCAGCTCTCAGCGCTGGAGGGAGACTATTGCCAGAAGACCAAAGTCCCTAGCtg TGCCTGAtgttgaggtcaaaggtgaaagtGCTCACTACTTCCTGTTGGTCCAGGGATGGGAAGATGCTGGGCGTGTAACCTGTAGGGTCAGGTTTTTGAACTCAGACAGTCAAGtcaatggtgctgctgctatgGAAATTGTCTCTGGGTTGCTGAGAAGGACATCTTCATCTG GAGGAGCTGTAGGCAACATCCTCCGCACTCTGCCTTGTCTCCAAGGAGACATGCTCctgaaaagagagaggaaggtgaACCAGCTACAGGCACTGGTACTCAAAGAATACCTCA GACAAAAAGAAGAATCATCAGGCTCAAACTCGGTACCGGTCAGTGAACTAAAGGACATTCTGAATCTCGCCAGGAAGCAATATCTGAAGATGATGGACTCTTCTTTGCCTTCTGCTGCGTCCTGTCTTACCAGGCAGAACGACACAGTTTCCAATGactcag GTTCACATAATATGTCCCAGCTTCAGTGTGAATGGCCTGAGAGGAGCGTCCTCCAAAATGCAGAGAACTTGCAGAAGAGACGGCAGAAAAGGAG GTTTGGTCTGTTGGGTCCAGGGTCCAGTGATAATCTACTGGGTCCTAAAGATGGACAGAAGGGCTCTCCTGCTTTACTGGATGCTGCAGAATTATTAAAGCACTTCACCCCTGACGGGTTTCCTGTGGGGGAGTTACAACCACTACTTCTCAATCGAGG tgATAATTCCTTTCAGCTGTCACCAGACCTGTCTCCTGGTAGAGTCAGCCTGATGCCCTTCACTAAAGCCTCAGCCTTACATTATCATGGCTTAGA GTTCTGTCTAGACGAAAAGCGGTCCCTGGTCCAGGATCAAGCCTTTGTAAAACTCCAGTCCCGTCTGATTCGTTATGAGACCCAAACCACGTGCTCTAAGGAGCCCTCGGCTCTTCCTTTCGCCCTCAGCCCTGCTCCGTCCCCTGCTGTGATGTCGGAACCAGGAAGTGTGCCAGATGGAGAGACTTTGGAGAACGCTGATGTAGCCCGACTCAAGCGCAGGTCTTGGGACATGGACATAATTTCAGGGTGTCCACAGAAGAG GCTAGTGAAGTCGGAGAGCAGCGACTCTCTGTGTTCTcagagcagtggcagcagtgggaCACATCCTGCCGTCAGGTCTTTACGGCGGCAACCTGGCAGATCCaagtcctccacctcctcctccttctcctcctctactGGTctttcctcatcttcttctaCGAGACACACGGCCTCAG GTGGAGCGACTCTTCCTTCTTCAGGCAAACACAAACCTCAACAACAGACGACTCTTAATGGAGAAGCTgaggaaaaaacagccaaagaGTCACGCTCGCAAAAACATAACCGA atgctgctggaggtggttgCCAAAACGCTCAAGCATCATGGGATCGGTGTCGAGCACGAGTGCTTTGAGGCCTGCAGCAAAAGGCTGTTTGATATCTCCAAATTTTACCTGAAG GATTTAAAGACGTCTCGCGGTCTCCACGAGGAAATGAAGAAGGCGGCTGGCAGCAACGTCAAACAG GTCATTGACTGGATCCTGGAGAAGAATTCAAAGAAATAa
- the mtbp gene encoding mdm2-binding protein isoform X3 gives MDRYILVVSFCKSDNGPLGHSKCLEPLKQIYETLLEVSAQELKRGVSVFPGCYLNGSPSVQRWYFALQACQHFTQFCSSDWEELGKDLQNNEDEEQTSKTVESLQRYLNNQDSVEQKSDQSSLTEILAEAAEGLHLLSDKLPPPGKALLDVLVLGSVEQSPPVKDLLPLLGALKHMSCWHAAKITVVTQNISGWQKMASYLCATIIEPAELRNCIDHRELWRGSLVIREKKYASELRFDGFSLRSWGSSLLSQSAYTTTDHKLQSELFGCILYGLIATLCCSPPCSLQVFHYYTPALDLIQLINLADLPSFLVSRTECDLGLSGKSVKAKLLLDQLTSLRGKVGALFSLSCTVTHVAQPAASQLSSQRWRETIARRPKSLAVPDVEVKGESAHYFLLVQGWEDAGRVTCRVRFLNSDSQVNGAAAMEIVSGLLRRTSSSGGAVGNILRTLPCLQGDMLLKRERKVNQLQALVLKEYLRQKEESSGSNSVPVSELKDILNLARKQYLKMMDSSLPSAASCLTRQNDTVSNDSGSHNMSQLQCEWPERSVLQNAENLQKRRQKRRFGLLGPGSSDNLLGPKDGQKGSPALLDAAELLKHFTPDGFPVGELQPLLLNRGFCLDEKRSLVQDQAFVKLQSRLIRYETQTTCSKEPSALPFALSPAPSPAVMSEPGSVPDGETLENADVARLKRRSWDMDIISGCPQKRLVKSESSDSLCSQSSGSSGTHPAVRSLRRQPGRSKSSTSSSFSSSTGLSSSSSTRHTASGGATLPSSGKHKPQQQTTLNGEAEEKTAKESRSQKHNRMLLEVVAKTLKHHGIGVEHECFEACSKRLFDISKFYLKDLKTSRGLHEEMKKAAGSNVKQVIDWILEKNSKK, from the exons ATGGATCGGTACATATTAGTTGTGTCGTTTTGTAAAAGTGACAACGGCCCGCTGGGACATTCTAAAT GTTTGGAGCCATTAAAACAGATATACGAAACACTTCTGGAGGTCTCAGCCCAGGAACTAAAGCGGGGTGTATCTGTGTTTCCAG GTTGTTATCTCAATGGCAGCCCATCAGTCCAGAGGTGGTATTTTGCTCTTCAGGCTTGTCAGCACTTTACCCAG TTTTGCAGTTCAGATTGGGAAGAGCTGGGAAAGGACCTTCAAAATAATGAGGACGAGGAACAGACATCCAAGACTGTGGAGTCCCTTCAGCGATATCTGAATAATCAAGACTCGGTTGAGCAAAAGTCCGACCAGTCATCACTGACAGA GATTTTAGCGGAGGCTGCTGAAGGACTACATCTACTGTCAGACAAGCTTCCACCTCCAG GCAAGGCCTTGTTAGATGTTCTGGTCTTGGGCTCCGTAGAACAGTCTCCTCCTGTAAAGgacctgcttcctctgctgggaGCTCTCAAACACATGTCCTGCTGGCACGCTGCAAAGATCACAGTTGTTACACAAAACATAAGCGG gtGGCAGAAAATGGCATCCTACCTATGTGCTACAATAATAGAGCCTGCTGAATTGAGGAACTGCATTGACCACAGGGAATTATGGAGGGGTTCACTGGTTATCAGAGAAAAGAAG taTGCATCAGAGCTCCGTTTTGATGGATTTTCTCTGCGGTCTTGGGGTTCCAGTCTTCTCTCACAATCTGCTTACACCACAACTGACCACAAACTTCAGTCTGAG CTCTTTGGTTGTATCCTTTATGGGTTGATTGCGACTCTCTGCTGTTCTCCCCCTTGTTCGCTGCAGGTTTTCCATTACTACACACCAGCTTTAGATTTGATTCAGCTGATAAACTTGGCAGATTTACCCAGCTTTCTGGTGTCCAGGACCGAATGCGACCT AGGCCTTTCTGGGAAGTCGGTTAAAGCAAAACTTCTGCTGGACCAGCTAACGTCGCTGCGTGGAAAG GTTGGAGCATTATTCAGCCTCTCTTGTACAGTCACCCATGTtgcccagccagcagccagccaacTCAGCTCTCAGCGCTGGAGGGAGACTATTGCCAGAAGACCAAAGTCCCTAGCtg TGCCTGAtgttgaggtcaaaggtgaaagtGCTCACTACTTCCTGTTGGTCCAGGGATGGGAAGATGCTGGGCGTGTAACCTGTAGGGTCAGGTTTTTGAACTCAGACAGTCAAGtcaatggtgctgctgctatgGAAATTGTCTCTGGGTTGCTGAGAAGGACATCTTCATCTG GAGGAGCTGTAGGCAACATCCTCCGCACTCTGCCTTGTCTCCAAGGAGACATGCTCctgaaaagagagaggaaggtgaACCAGCTACAGGCACTGGTACTCAAAGAATACCTCA GACAAAAAGAAGAATCATCAGGCTCAAACTCGGTACCGGTCAGTGAACTAAAGGACATTCTGAATCTCGCCAGGAAGCAATATCTGAAGATGATGGACTCTTCTTTGCCTTCTGCTGCGTCCTGTCTTACCAGGCAGAACGACACAGTTTCCAATGactcag GTTCACATAATATGTCCCAGCTTCAGTGTGAATGGCCTGAGAGGAGCGTCCTCCAAAATGCAGAGAACTTGCAGAAGAGACGGCAGAAAAGGAG GTTTGGTCTGTTGGGTCCAGGGTCCAGTGATAATCTACTGGGTCCTAAAGATGGACAGAAGGGCTCTCCTGCTTTACTGGATGCTGCAGAATTATTAAAGCACTTCACCCCTGACGGGTTTCCTGTGGGGGAGTTACAACCACTACTTCTCAATCGAGG GTTCTGTCTAGACGAAAAGCGGTCCCTGGTCCAGGATCAAGCCTTTGTAAAACTCCAGTCCCGTCTGATTCGTTATGAGACCCAAACCACGTGCTCTAAGGAGCCCTCGGCTCTTCCTTTCGCCCTCAGCCCTGCTCCGTCCCCTGCTGTGATGTCGGAACCAGGAAGTGTGCCAGATGGAGAGACTTTGGAGAACGCTGATGTAGCCCGACTCAAGCGCAGGTCTTGGGACATGGACATAATTTCAGGGTGTCCACAGAAGAG GCTAGTGAAGTCGGAGAGCAGCGACTCTCTGTGTTCTcagagcagtggcagcagtgggaCACATCCTGCCGTCAGGTCTTTACGGCGGCAACCTGGCAGATCCaagtcctccacctcctcctccttctcctcctctactGGTctttcctcatcttcttctaCGAGACACACGGCCTCAG GTGGAGCGACTCTTCCTTCTTCAGGCAAACACAAACCTCAACAACAGACGACTCTTAATGGAGAAGCTgaggaaaaaacagccaaagaGTCACGCTCGCAAAAACATAACCGA atgctgctggaggtggttgCCAAAACGCTCAAGCATCATGGGATCGGTGTCGAGCACGAGTGCTTTGAGGCCTGCAGCAAAAGGCTGTTTGATATCTCCAAATTTTACCTGAAG GATTTAAAGACGTCTCGCGGTCTCCACGAGGAAATGAAGAAGGCGGCTGGCAGCAACGTCAAACAG GTCATTGACTGGATCCTGGAGAAGAATTCAAAGAAATAa
- the mtbp gene encoding mdm2-binding protein isoform X2, with amino-acid sequence MDRYILVVSFCKSDNGPLGHSKCLEPLKQIYETLLEVSAQELKRGVSVFPGCYLNGSPSVQRWYFALQACQHFTQFCSSDWEELGKDLQNNEDEEQTSKTVESLQRYLNNQDSVEQKSDQSSLTEILAEAAEGLHLLSDKLPPPGKALLDVLVLGSVEQSPPVKDLLPLLGALKHMSCWHAAKITVVTQNISGWQKMASYLCATIIEPAELRNCIDHRELWRGSLVIREKKYASELRFDGFSLRSWGSSLLSQSAYTTTDHKLQSEVFHYYTPALDLIQLINLADLPSFLVSRTECDLGLSGKSVKAKLLLDQLTSLRGKVGALFSLSCTVTHVAQPAASQLSSQRWRETIARRPKSLAVPDVEVKGESAHYFLLVQGWEDAGRVTCRVRFLNSDSQVNGAAAMEIVSGLLRRTSSSGGAVGNILRTLPCLQGDMLLKRERKVNQLQALVLKEYLRQKEESSGSNSVPVSELKDILNLARKQYLKMMDSSLPSAASCLTRQNDTVSNDSGSHNMSQLQCEWPERSVLQNAENLQKRRQKRRFGLLGPGSSDNLLGPKDGQKGSPALLDAAELLKHFTPDGFPVGELQPLLLNRGDNSFQLSPDLSPGRVSLMPFTKASALHYHGLEFCLDEKRSLVQDQAFVKLQSRLIRYETQTTCSKEPSALPFALSPAPSPAVMSEPGSVPDGETLENADVARLKRRSWDMDIISGCPQKRLVKSESSDSLCSQSSGSSGTHPAVRSLRRQPGRSKSSTSSSFSSSTGLSSSSSTRHTASGGATLPSSGKHKPQQQTTLNGEAEEKTAKESRSQKHNRMLLEVVAKTLKHHGIGVEHECFEACSKRLFDISKFYLKDLKTSRGLHEEMKKAAGSNVKQVIDWILEKNSKK; translated from the exons ATGGATCGGTACATATTAGTTGTGTCGTTTTGTAAAAGTGACAACGGCCCGCTGGGACATTCTAAAT GTTTGGAGCCATTAAAACAGATATACGAAACACTTCTGGAGGTCTCAGCCCAGGAACTAAAGCGGGGTGTATCTGTGTTTCCAG GTTGTTATCTCAATGGCAGCCCATCAGTCCAGAGGTGGTATTTTGCTCTTCAGGCTTGTCAGCACTTTACCCAG TTTTGCAGTTCAGATTGGGAAGAGCTGGGAAAGGACCTTCAAAATAATGAGGACGAGGAACAGACATCCAAGACTGTGGAGTCCCTTCAGCGATATCTGAATAATCAAGACTCGGTTGAGCAAAAGTCCGACCAGTCATCACTGACAGA GATTTTAGCGGAGGCTGCTGAAGGACTACATCTACTGTCAGACAAGCTTCCACCTCCAG GCAAGGCCTTGTTAGATGTTCTGGTCTTGGGCTCCGTAGAACAGTCTCCTCCTGTAAAGgacctgcttcctctgctgggaGCTCTCAAACACATGTCCTGCTGGCACGCTGCAAAGATCACAGTTGTTACACAAAACATAAGCGG gtGGCAGAAAATGGCATCCTACCTATGTGCTACAATAATAGAGCCTGCTGAATTGAGGAACTGCATTGACCACAGGGAATTATGGAGGGGTTCACTGGTTATCAGAGAAAAGAAG taTGCATCAGAGCTCCGTTTTGATGGATTTTCTCTGCGGTCTTGGGGTTCCAGTCTTCTCTCACAATCTGCTTACACCACAACTGACCACAAACTTCAGTCTGAG GTTTTCCATTACTACACACCAGCTTTAGATTTGATTCAGCTGATAAACTTGGCAGATTTACCCAGCTTTCTGGTGTCCAGGACCGAATGCGACCT AGGCCTTTCTGGGAAGTCGGTTAAAGCAAAACTTCTGCTGGACCAGCTAACGTCGCTGCGTGGAAAG GTTGGAGCATTATTCAGCCTCTCTTGTACAGTCACCCATGTtgcccagccagcagccagccaacTCAGCTCTCAGCGCTGGAGGGAGACTATTGCCAGAAGACCAAAGTCCCTAGCtg TGCCTGAtgttgaggtcaaaggtgaaagtGCTCACTACTTCCTGTTGGTCCAGGGATGGGAAGATGCTGGGCGTGTAACCTGTAGGGTCAGGTTTTTGAACTCAGACAGTCAAGtcaatggtgctgctgctatgGAAATTGTCTCTGGGTTGCTGAGAAGGACATCTTCATCTG GAGGAGCTGTAGGCAACATCCTCCGCACTCTGCCTTGTCTCCAAGGAGACATGCTCctgaaaagagagaggaaggtgaACCAGCTACAGGCACTGGTACTCAAAGAATACCTCA GACAAAAAGAAGAATCATCAGGCTCAAACTCGGTACCGGTCAGTGAACTAAAGGACATTCTGAATCTCGCCAGGAAGCAATATCTGAAGATGATGGACTCTTCTTTGCCTTCTGCTGCGTCCTGTCTTACCAGGCAGAACGACACAGTTTCCAATGactcag GTTCACATAATATGTCCCAGCTTCAGTGTGAATGGCCTGAGAGGAGCGTCCTCCAAAATGCAGAGAACTTGCAGAAGAGACGGCAGAAAAGGAG GTTTGGTCTGTTGGGTCCAGGGTCCAGTGATAATCTACTGGGTCCTAAAGATGGACAGAAGGGCTCTCCTGCTTTACTGGATGCTGCAGAATTATTAAAGCACTTCACCCCTGACGGGTTTCCTGTGGGGGAGTTACAACCACTACTTCTCAATCGAGG tgATAATTCCTTTCAGCTGTCACCAGACCTGTCTCCTGGTAGAGTCAGCCTGATGCCCTTCACTAAAGCCTCAGCCTTACATTATCATGGCTTAGA GTTCTGTCTAGACGAAAAGCGGTCCCTGGTCCAGGATCAAGCCTTTGTAAAACTCCAGTCCCGTCTGATTCGTTATGAGACCCAAACCACGTGCTCTAAGGAGCCCTCGGCTCTTCCTTTCGCCCTCAGCCCTGCTCCGTCCCCTGCTGTGATGTCGGAACCAGGAAGTGTGCCAGATGGAGAGACTTTGGAGAACGCTGATGTAGCCCGACTCAAGCGCAGGTCTTGGGACATGGACATAATTTCAGGGTGTCCACAGAAGAG GCTAGTGAAGTCGGAGAGCAGCGACTCTCTGTGTTCTcagagcagtggcagcagtgggaCACATCCTGCCGTCAGGTCTTTACGGCGGCAACCTGGCAGATCCaagtcctccacctcctcctccttctcctcctctactGGTctttcctcatcttcttctaCGAGACACACGGCCTCAG GTGGAGCGACTCTTCCTTCTTCAGGCAAACACAAACCTCAACAACAGACGACTCTTAATGGAGAAGCTgaggaaaaaacagccaaagaGTCACGCTCGCAAAAACATAACCGA atgctgctggaggtggttgCCAAAACGCTCAAGCATCATGGGATCGGTGTCGAGCACGAGTGCTTTGAGGCCTGCAGCAAAAGGCTGTTTGATATCTCCAAATTTTACCTGAAG GATTTAAAGACGTCTCGCGGTCTCCACGAGGAAATGAAGAAGGCGGCTGGCAGCAACGTCAAACAG GTCATTGACTGGATCCTGGAGAAGAATTCAAAGAAATAa